One part of the Acinetobacter sp. XS-4 genome encodes these proteins:
- the trxC gene encoding thioredoxin TrxC — MIIVCASCGAKNRVPEEKLPEQPSCGQCHQPLLPLAPIELNEQNFSNYITNSDLPILIDLWAEWCGPCKMMAPHFAQVAKQNPGVIFAKIDTEESPRLSQAFHVRSIPTLVLMNKTTEVARISGALRAPELQQWLDQQLQTNFGS; from the coding sequence ATGATTATTGTATGTGCATCGTGCGGTGCAAAAAACCGAGTTCCGGAAGAAAAACTTCCTGAGCAACCAAGCTGTGGGCAATGTCATCAGCCATTACTACCGCTAGCACCTATTGAACTAAATGAGCAAAATTTTAGTAACTACATCACGAATAGTGATTTACCTATTCTCATAGACTTATGGGCAGAATGGTGCGGACCCTGTAAAATGATGGCTCCACATTTTGCGCAGGTCGCAAAACAGAATCCAGGCGTTATTTTTGCCAAGATTGATACCGAAGAATCTCCTCGCTTGAGCCAAGCTTTTCATGTGAGAAGTATTCCGACACTTGTCTTAATGAATAAAACGACAGAGGTCGCGCGTATTAGCGGTGCATTACGTGCGCCTGAATTGCAGCAGTGGCTGGATCAACAACTTCAAACGAATTTCGGGAGCTAA
- a CDS encoding ester cyclase — protein sequence MKKILILSSLFTSLIFTTITTHANEPNLKTSKVTSTKSEAIDKVSAQNKRIVIDFYEGVFLKHKVKEYADRYIGQQYIQHNPNVPDGKAPFVNFFTEKFQKNPQAKNEIKRAIAEGNLVVLHVHSTENEKDRGRAIIDIFRVENGKIVEHWDVIQNIPEQSKNTNTMF from the coding sequence ATGAAAAAAATACTGATTCTTTCCTCTTTATTTACCAGCTTAATATTTACAACAATAACGACTCACGCGAATGAACCTAATCTTAAAACCAGTAAAGTAACTTCGACCAAATCTGAAGCTATAGATAAAGTAAGTGCTCAAAACAAAAGAATAGTCATCGACTTTTATGAAGGCGTCTTTTTAAAACATAAAGTCAAAGAATATGCAGACCGCTATATTGGTCAACAATACATTCAGCACAATCCTAATGTGCCAGATGGAAAAGCACCCTTTGTTAATTTCTTCACTGAAAAATTCCAAAAGAACCCACAAGCTAAAAATGAAATTAAACGTGCGATTGCTGAAGGTAATCTTGTCGTTTTACACGTTCATTCCACTGAAAATGAAAAAGATCGAGGAAGAGCAATTATTGATATCTTTCGTGTCGAAAATGGAAAAATCGTAGAGCATTGGGATGTGATACAAAATATTCCAGAGCAAAGCAAAAATACAAATACGATGTTTTGA
- a CDS encoding acyl-CoA thioesterase, with translation MSEAYTKPEGILSLQTIAMPADTNWSGDVFGGWIVSQMDLAGAIHAERFSRGRCATISINQMTFLVPVKVGFVISCYTKILKVGNTSIQMQIEVWDSHDDSREPIRITEGVFTFVAVDVKGNKRQIPEEARQKFLDIQ, from the coding sequence GTGTCAGAAGCTTATACCAAACCAGAAGGAATTTTGTCCTTACAAACGATTGCCATGCCAGCAGATACAAACTGGAGTGGTGATGTCTTTGGTGGATGGATTGTGTCACAAATGGACTTGGCTGGAGCAATTCACGCAGAACGTTTCAGTCGTGGCCGCTGTGCTACGATTTCCATTAATCAAATGACCTTTTTGGTTCCGGTAAAGGTTGGCTTTGTTATTAGCTGCTATACCAAAATCTTAAAAGTTGGAAATACTTCTATTCAGATGCAAATTGAAGTTTGGGATAGTCATGATGACTCTCGTGAGCCAATACGTATTACTGAAGGAGTCTTTACCTTTGTAGCAGTGGATGTAAAAGGTAATAAGCGTCAAATACCCGAAGAAGCAAGACAAAAGTTTTTAGATATTCAATAA